The proteins below come from a single Streptomyces spongiicola genomic window:
- a CDS encoding GNAT family N-acetyltransferase codes for MPDLSIRLAGMADRPVVERLWPMFRRDLAEFGGPPPSADGTFRGDWLHLAFSGSGWAPYLLTLGDSPAGFAFVRGLTAPTRVLNSFFVVHGARRKGIGLHAAREVVARHPGPWEIAFQDANTAAVHFWRRVATEVADDAWTEERRPVPARPDVPPDVWISFDTSSSAHD; via the coding sequence GTGCCTGATCTGTCCATTCGCCTCGCCGGCATGGCCGACCGGCCCGTAGTGGAGCGGCTGTGGCCGATGTTCCGCCGGGACCTGGCGGAGTTCGGCGGACCGCCGCCCAGCGCCGACGGGACCTTCCGCGGTGACTGGCTCCACCTGGCCTTCTCCGGGTCCGGCTGGGCACCGTACCTCCTCACCCTCGGGGACAGTCCGGCCGGGTTCGCGTTCGTCCGTGGTCTGACCGCCCCCACACGCGTGCTGAACAGCTTCTTCGTGGTGCACGGGGCGCGGCGGAAGGGCATCGGGCTGCATGCGGCCCGGGAGGTCGTGGCCAGGCACCCCGGCCCGTGGGAGATCGCGTTTCAGGATGCCAACACCGCCGCGGTGCACTTCTGGCGCCGCGTCGCCACGGAGGTCGCCGACGACGCCTGGACCGAGGAGCGCAGGCCGGTACCCGCCCGGCCCGACGTGCCTCCTGACGTCTGGATCTCGTTCGACACGTCCTCGTCGGCTCACGACTGA
- a CDS encoding DUF6986 family protein, translated as MGQQEKVSTSLAGAVGEGISASLAPVDAELARRYPGDPGTRQPVHTVYVPGDAFDAGTIRSWGDEALASLDEHAPDAATLARVLGLPGGLAEAVYTRVRAKLEREPVEDLRVDFEDGYRGRDEDADAARAARLLAEAHARGTAAPYAGIRMKCMEASVRDRGIRTTDVFLTGLMEHGGLPGGLVLTLPKVTYPEQVTAFVRLLEAFEKAHGPDTRRIGFEIQVETSQAILAADGTATVARMIDAAEGRATGLHYGTFDYSACLGVSAAHQAGDHPAADHAKAVMQVAAAGTGVRVSDGSTNVLPVGGTDRVHRAWRLHYGLTRRALARAYYQGWDMHPGHLPTRYAAVFAFYREGMEAAAARLAAYVARTDGDIMDEPATAKALSGYLLRGLDCGALDDAEVARLTGLTRTELDAFARPRRGDLTATPR; from the coding sequence ATGGGTCAGCAGGAGAAGGTGTCGACAAGCCTCGCCGGCGCAGTCGGCGAGGGCATCAGCGCCTCCCTCGCACCGGTGGACGCCGAACTCGCCCGCCGGTACCCGGGAGACCCCGGCACCCGCCAGCCCGTCCACACCGTCTATGTGCCCGGTGACGCCTTCGACGCCGGAACGATCCGGTCCTGGGGGGACGAGGCGCTCGCCTCGCTGGACGAGCACGCCCCGGACGCGGCGACCCTCGCCCGGGTGCTCGGGCTCCCCGGCGGCCTCGCGGAGGCCGTCTACACACGGGTACGGGCCAAGCTGGAACGCGAGCCCGTGGAGGACCTCCGCGTCGACTTCGAGGACGGCTACCGCGGCCGCGACGAGGACGCCGACGCCGCCCGTGCCGCCCGGCTGCTCGCCGAGGCGCACGCCCGGGGCACGGCCGCGCCGTACGCCGGCATCCGCATGAAGTGCATGGAGGCCTCCGTACGCGACCGCGGCATCCGCACCACCGACGTCTTCCTGACCGGACTGATGGAGCACGGCGGACTGCCCGGCGGCCTCGTCCTCACCCTCCCGAAGGTCACCTACCCGGAGCAGGTCACGGCCTTCGTCCGGCTGCTCGAGGCCTTCGAGAAGGCCCACGGGCCCGACACGCGGCGGATCGGGTTCGAGATCCAGGTCGAGACCAGCCAGGCCATCCTCGCCGCCGACGGCACCGCGACCGTCGCCCGCATGATCGACGCGGCCGAGGGCCGCGCCACCGGGCTGCACTACGGCACGTTCGACTACAGCGCCTGCCTCGGCGTCAGCGCCGCCCACCAGGCCGGCGACCACCCCGCCGCCGACCACGCCAAGGCCGTCATGCAGGTCGCCGCCGCCGGTACCGGCGTACGCGTCTCGGACGGCTCCACCAACGTGCTGCCGGTCGGCGGCACCGACCGTGTGCACCGGGCCTGGCGCCTCCACTACGGTCTCACTCGCCGCGCCCTGGCCCGCGCCTACTACCAGGGCTGGGACATGCACCCCGGCCACCTCCCGACCCGCTACGCAGCCGTGTTCGCGTTCTACCGCGAGGGTATGGAGGCCGCCGCCGCGCGTCTCGCCGCCTACGTGGCCCGGACCGATGGCGACATCATGGACGAGCCCGCCACGGCGAAGGCGCTCAGCGGCTACCTGCTCCGCGGACTGGACTGCGGCGCGCTCGACGACGCCGAGGTCGCACGCCTCACCGGACTCACCCGGACCGAACTCGACGCCTTCGCCCGGCCGCGCCGCGGCGATCTGACGGCCACCCCCCGGTAG
- a CDS encoding electron transfer flavoprotein subunit alpha/FixB family protein, with protein sequence MAEVLVYVDHVDGAVRKPTLELLTLARRIGEPIAVALGSGAEATAAALAEHGAVKVLTADAPEFADYLVVPKVDALQAAYEAVSAGGSLAAVLVPSSAEGKEIAARLAVRIGSGIITDAVDLEAGDGGPVATQSAFAAAFTTRSRVSRGTPVITVKPNSAPVEAAPAAGAVEALDVTFGDGATGTKVVSRTPRESTGRPELTEAAIVVSGGRGVNGAENFSVIEALADSLGAAVGASRAAVDAGWYPHSNQVGQTGKSVSPQLYIASGISGAIQHRAGMQTSKTIVAVNKDPEAPIFDLVDYGVVGDLFEVVPQLTEEIRARKG encoded by the coding sequence ATGGCTGAAGTTCTCGTCTACGTCGACCACGTGGACGGCGCCGTCCGCAAGCCCACCCTGGAGCTGCTGACGCTGGCCCGCCGCATCGGCGAGCCGATCGCCGTCGCGCTCGGCTCCGGCGCCGAGGCGACCGCCGCCGCCCTCGCCGAGCACGGCGCGGTGAAGGTCCTCACCGCCGACGCGCCCGAGTTCGCCGACTACCTCGTCGTGCCGAAGGTGGACGCGCTTCAGGCCGCGTACGAGGCGGTGTCCGCCGGCGGCTCCCTGGCCGCGGTGCTGGTGCCGTCCTCCGCCGAGGGCAAGGAGATCGCGGCCCGACTCGCGGTCCGCATCGGCTCCGGCATCATCACCGACGCGGTCGACCTGGAGGCCGGCGACGGGGGTCCGGTGGCCACGCAGTCCGCGTTCGCCGCCGCCTTCACCACCAGGTCCCGCGTCTCCAGGGGCACCCCGGTCATCACGGTGAAGCCGAACTCGGCCCCCGTGGAGGCCGCCCCGGCCGCCGGCGCCGTCGAGGCGCTGGACGTCACCTTCGGTGACGGGGCGACCGGCACCAAGGTCGTCTCCCGCACCCCGCGCGAGTCGACCGGCCGCCCCGAGCTGACCGAGGCCGCGATCGTGGTCTCCGGCGGCCGCGGCGTCAACGGCGCCGAGAACTTCTCGGTGATCGAGGCGCTCGCCGACTCGCTCGGCGCGGCCGTCGGCGCCTCCCGCGCCGCCGTGGACGCGGGCTGGTACCCGCACTCCAACCAGGTCGGCCAGACCGGGAAGAGCGTCTCGCCGCAGCTGTACATCGCCTCCGGGATCTCCGGCGCGATCCAGCACCGGGCGGGCATGCAGACCTCCAAGACCATCGTGGCGGTCAACAAGGACCCCGAGGCGCCGATCTTCGACCTGGTCGACTACGGCGTGGTCGGCGACCTCTTCGAGGTCGTCCCGCAGCTGACCGAGGAGATCAGGGCCCGCAAGGGCTGA
- a CDS encoding electron transfer flavoprotein subunit beta/FixA family protein has product MSLRIVVCVKYVPDATGDRHFADDLTVDREDVDGLLSELDEYAVEQALQIAEEADDAEITVLTVGPEDAKDALRKALSMGADKAVHVEDDDLHGTDVMGTSLVLAKAIEKTGYDLVLCGMASTDGVMGVLPAVLAERLGVPQVTLLSEVSVEGGTVRGRRDGDTASERLEASLPAVVSVTDQSGEARYPSFKGIMAAKKKPVESLDLSDLGIEAGEVGLEGSWTAVDSAAERPARTAGTIVKDEGEGGRQLAEYLASQKFV; this is encoded by the coding sequence GTGAGCTTGAGGATCGTTGTCTGTGTGAAGTACGTGCCCGACGCCACCGGCGACCGGCACTTCGCCGATGACCTGACCGTCGACCGCGAAGATGTCGACGGCCTGCTGTCGGAGCTCGACGAGTACGCGGTCGAGCAGGCGCTGCAGATTGCCGAGGAGGCGGACGACGCCGAGATCACCGTGCTGACCGTCGGTCCCGAGGACGCCAAGGACGCGCTGCGCAAGGCGCTGTCCATGGGCGCGGACAAGGCCGTCCACGTCGAGGACGACGACCTGCACGGCACCGACGTGATGGGCACGTCGCTGGTCCTGGCCAAGGCGATCGAGAAGACCGGCTACGACCTGGTCCTGTGCGGCATGGCCTCGACCGACGGCGTCATGGGCGTCCTTCCCGCGGTCCTCGCCGAACGGCTCGGCGTTCCGCAGGTGACCCTCCTGTCCGAGGTCTCCGTCGAGGGCGGCACCGTCAGGGGCCGCCGGGACGGCGACACCGCTTCGGAGCGGCTGGAGGCGTCCCTGCCGGCGGTCGTGTCCGTGACGGACCAGTCGGGCGAGGCGCGCTATCCGTCCTTCAAGGGCATCATGGCCGCGAAGAAGAAGCCGGTGGAGTCGCTGGACCTGTCCGACCTCGGCATCGAGGCGGGGGAGGTCGGCCTGGAGGGTTCCTGGACCGCGGTGGACTCCGCGGCCGAGCGCCCGGCCCGTACCGCGGGCACGATCGTCAAGGACGAGGGCGAGGGCGGCAGGCAGCTCGCGGAGTACCTCGCGAGCCAGAAGTTCGTCTGA
- a CDS encoding flavin reductase family protein, which yields MAARPGLGTPPLASPDLLRSVFRRHAAGVAVITAQGDRPVGFTATSLSSVAAEPPLLSFGIGTASSSWRVLAGADHVGVHILAEHQSDLAARFARRGADRFAPPTRWRTGPEGVPLLDGVLAWLVCRVVARVPAGDHRVVIAEAVAGDPEGTGRPLLYHQGRFNALRD from the coding sequence ATGGCGGCCAGGCCCGGCCTCGGCACTCCTCCACTGGCCTCCCCCGACCTGCTGCGCTCCGTGTTCCGGCGCCACGCCGCCGGAGTGGCGGTCATCACCGCGCAGGGCGACCGCCCGGTGGGCTTCACCGCCACCTCGCTCAGCTCCGTCGCGGCCGAGCCCCCGCTGCTGTCGTTCGGTATCGGCACGGCCTCCTCCAGCTGGCGGGTCCTCGCCGGCGCCGACCACGTCGGGGTGCACATACTCGCCGAGCACCAGAGCGACCTGGCAGCCAGGTTCGCCCGCAGGGGCGCCGACCGGTTCGCCCCGCCGACCCGCTGGCGCACCGGTCCCGAAGGGGTTCCGCTCCTTGACGGGGTGCTGGCGTGGCTGGTCTGCCGGGTGGTGGCCCGGGTGCCGGCGGGGGACCACCGCGTCGTGATCGCCGAGGCGGTCGCCGGCGACCCGGAGGGGACCGGTCGCCCCCTGCTGTACCACCAGGGTCGCTTCAACGCGTTGAGGGACTGA
- a CDS encoding lysophospholipid acyltransferase family protein, translating to MAELVYRPVIGAARSMFKALDLKIDCQGSENIPRSGGAVLVSNHIGYLDFIFSGLAALPQKRLVRFMAKESVFRHRVSGPLMRGMKHIPVDRRQGEEAYAHALDSLRAGEVIGVFPEATISQSFTLKGFKSGAARLAQEAGVPLVPMALWGTQRLWTKGRPKNLRRSHIPVTIRVGEAMEAPNDQYAGAITRRLRERVQELLESAQRAYPVRPKDASDTWWVPAHLGGTAPTPAEVREAR from the coding sequence ATGGCAGAGCTCGTCTACCGGCCGGTCATCGGCGCCGCACGCTCGATGTTCAAGGCGCTCGACCTGAAGATCGACTGCCAGGGCTCGGAGAATATCCCCCGTTCCGGCGGCGCGGTGCTGGTGAGCAATCACATCGGCTATCTGGACTTCATCTTCTCCGGCCTGGCCGCGCTGCCGCAGAAGCGCCTGGTGCGCTTCATGGCGAAGGAGTCGGTCTTCCGGCACCGGGTCTCGGGTCCGCTGATGCGGGGCATGAAGCACATCCCGGTGGACCGCCGCCAGGGCGAGGAGGCGTACGCCCACGCACTGGACTCACTGCGCGCGGGTGAGGTGATCGGGGTCTTCCCCGAGGCCACGATCTCCCAGTCGTTCACGCTGAAGGGCTTCAAGTCCGGCGCGGCTCGGCTCGCCCAGGAGGCCGGTGTGCCGCTCGTCCCGATGGCCCTGTGGGGCACGCAGCGGCTGTGGACCAAGGGCCGGCCGAAGAACCTCCGGCGCAGCCACATCCCGGTGACGATCCGCGTCGGCGAGGCCATGGAGGCGCCGAACGACCAGTACGCCGGGGCGATCACACGCCGGCTGCGCGAGCGCGTCCAGGAGCTGCTGGAGTCGGCGCAGCGCGCCTATCCGGTGCGCCCCAAGGACGCCTCTGACACCTGGTGGGTGCCCGCTCACCTCGGGGGCACGGCCCCCACCCCCGCGGAGGTCCGCGAGGCCCGCTGA
- a CDS encoding B3/B4 domain-containing protein translates to MPLTLTVSDEVDALVPGFTPLVVEARGLVNGPSNEASSALLEEASRRLAERLGGRAPHEDPHMAAWRAAYTAFGAKPSRTRNSAEALARRALTGAGLPRISLLVDAYNALSVARLIPVGGEDPDRVQGGMRLVRATGREPFVTVAGGEESVEFPDPGEVVWCDGEGVTCRRWNWRQGTRTRLTERSVNGLFLLESLAPMDSAELRAAGAELAESLEKLSPGARITLRAPD, encoded by the coding sequence ATGCCTCTCACGCTCACCGTGTCCGACGAGGTCGACGCCCTCGTCCCGGGCTTCACACCGCTCGTCGTCGAGGCCCGCGGCCTGGTCAACGGGCCCAGCAACGAGGCGAGTTCGGCACTCCTCGAGGAAGCCTCCCGCCGTCTTGCGGAGCGGCTCGGCGGACGGGCACCGCACGAGGATCCGCACATGGCGGCCTGGCGCGCCGCCTACACCGCCTTCGGGGCCAAGCCGTCCCGTACCCGCAACTCCGCCGAGGCGCTCGCCCGGCGCGCGCTGACCGGCGCGGGCCTGCCCCGGATCAGTCTGCTCGTCGACGCGTACAACGCGCTCAGCGTGGCCCGTCTGATCCCGGTCGGCGGCGAGGACCCGGACCGCGTCCAGGGCGGCATGCGACTGGTGCGCGCCACCGGCCGGGAGCCGTTCGTCACGGTGGCGGGCGGCGAGGAGTCCGTGGAGTTCCCCGACCCGGGCGAGGTCGTCTGGTGCGACGGGGAAGGCGTCACCTGCCGCCGCTGGAACTGGCGCCAGGGCACCCGTACCCGGCTCACCGAGCGCTCCGTCAACGGCCTCTTCCTGCTGGAGTCCCTGGCCCCGATGGACTCCGCGGAACTCCGGGCGGCGGGCGCGGAACTCGCGGAATCCCTGGAGAAACTCAGCCCCGGAGCCCGGATCACCCTCCGCGCGCCGGACTGA
- a CDS encoding cation:proton antiporter — protein sequence MNVSVALMLELGAILAALSVLGALARRFALSPIPLYLLAGLALGEGGIAPVPAAGPFVETGAGIGVVLLLLVLGLEFTVPEFAVSLRRHLPSAVVDLVLNATPGAVAGWLLGLDGSGILALAGVTYISSSGIVARLLGDLRRLGNRETPAVLSVLVLEDFAMAGFLPLLSVVAAGGTWRQALLGVLLALGAVVAAFTVSYWWGHRLGRALLHLRPDPEQLLLRVLGVTLVVAALAEAVHVSAAVGAFLVGLSLTGEAAERARQVLSPLRDLFAAVFFLAIGLAISPRALLPVLPAALLLAAVTALTKVVTGWYAARREGAGPRGRLRAGTALIARGEFSIVMIGLVGVRQDRLGALVAAYVLLLAVAGPVITRFAGARPAPGAGAGRLGGPPPPPGPGDGERLRATP from the coding sequence GTGAACGTCTCGGTCGCCCTGATGCTGGAGCTGGGCGCCATCCTCGCCGCGCTGAGCGTGCTCGGGGCGCTGGCCCGGCGCTTCGCGCTCTCGCCGATCCCGCTGTACCTCCTGGCGGGGCTGGCGCTGGGCGAAGGGGGCATCGCCCCGGTCCCCGCCGCCGGCCCCTTCGTGGAGACCGGGGCGGGAATCGGGGTGGTGCTCCTGCTGCTGGTGCTGGGCCTCGAGTTCACGGTGCCGGAGTTCGCCGTCAGCCTGCGCCGCCATCTGCCCAGCGCGGTGGTGGACCTGGTACTGAACGCGACCCCCGGGGCCGTTGCCGGATGGCTGCTGGGGCTGGACGGGAGTGGGATTCTCGCCCTCGCCGGGGTGACGTACATCTCCTCCTCGGGTATCGTCGCCCGGCTGCTGGGCGATCTGCGCCGGCTGGGCAACCGGGAGACCCCTGCCGTGCTGTCGGTGCTGGTGCTGGAGGACTTCGCGATGGCGGGGTTCCTCCCGCTGCTCTCCGTCGTCGCCGCCGGGGGCACCTGGCGCCAGGCCCTGCTGGGCGTGCTGCTGGCGCTGGGCGCGGTGGTCGCCGCGTTCACCGTGTCGTACTGGTGGGGCCACCGTCTCGGGCGTGCGCTGCTGCATCTGCGCCCGGACCCGGAGCAGCTGCTGCTCCGGGTGCTCGGTGTGACGCTGGTCGTCGCGGCACTCGCCGAGGCCGTCCATGTCTCCGCGGCCGTCGGCGCCTTCCTCGTCGGGCTGTCGCTCACCGGTGAGGCGGCCGAGCGGGCGCGCCAGGTGCTGAGCCCGCTGCGGGACCTGTTCGCCGCCGTCTTCTTCCTCGCCATCGGACTGGCCATCAGCCCCCGGGCGCTGCTGCCGGTGCTTCCCGCCGCCCTGCTGCTGGCGGCGGTCACCGCGCTGACCAAGGTGGTGACCGGCTGGTACGCGGCGAGGCGGGAGGGTGCGGGGCCCCGCGGCCGACTGCGGGCCGGCACCGCGCTCATCGCGCGCGGCGAGTTCTCCATCGTCATGATCGGTCTGGTCGGCGTGCGGCAGGACAGGCTCGGCGCCCTGGTGGCCGCCTACGTCCTGCTGCTCGCCGTCGCCGGACCCGTGATCACCCGTTTCGCCGGTGCCCGCCCGGCCCCCGGGGCGGGGGCCGGGCGGCTGGGAGGCCCTCCGCCGCCGCCGGGTCCGGGTGACGGGGAGCGGCTGAGGGCCACGCCCTGA
- a CDS encoding cation:proton antiporter regulatory subunit, with protein sequence MDVNEVLLPGVGMRYEFANREGDRMCVVARRSGDFELMVYEGADPDEARVMCRLTGEEADTLAEILGAPRIAERFADLTKEVPGLGAGQVEVRAAGPFAGRPLGETRARTRTGASIVAVVRGEDVIPSPGPGELLRAGDVLVVIGTRDGISAVEQIIQG encoded by the coding sequence ATGGACGTCAACGAGGTGCTGCTGCCCGGGGTGGGGATGCGCTACGAGTTCGCCAACCGCGAAGGGGACAGGATGTGCGTCGTCGCCCGCCGGTCGGGCGACTTCGAGCTGATGGTCTACGAGGGCGCGGATCCGGACGAGGCGCGCGTCATGTGCCGGCTCACCGGCGAGGAGGCCGACACCCTCGCCGAGATCCTGGGCGCGCCGCGCATCGCCGAGCGGTTCGCCGACCTCACCAAGGAGGTGCCCGGACTCGGTGCCGGGCAGGTCGAGGTGCGGGCGGCCGGGCCGTTCGCCGGCCGTCCGCTGGGGGAGACCAGGGCCCGGACCCGAACCGGGGCGTCGATCGTGGCGGTCGTGCGCGGCGAGGACGTGATCCCCTCCCCGGGACCGGGGGAACTGCTGCGGGCCGGGGACGTGCTGGTGGTGATCGGGACCCGCGACGGGATCTCCGCGGTGGAACAGATCATCCAGGGCTGA
- a CDS encoding threonine aldolase family protein, whose amino-acid sequence MIPTRTDARRHHDPGVRGFASDNYAGAHPEVLAALALANGGHQVAYGEDAYTDHLQRIMHSHFGSGAEAFPVFNGTGANVTALQALTDRWGAVVCAESAHINVDEGGAPERMAGLKLLTVPTPDGKLTPELIDRQAWGWEDEHRAMPQVVSITQNTELGTVYTVDEVRAIVEHAHGLGMRVHLDGARIANAAASLDVPMRAFTNAVGVDVISYGGTKNGMMFGEAVVVLNPDAVSHMKHLRKMSMQLASKMRFVSVQLEALLAKDLWLRNARHANEMARRLAEGVRAVDGVEILYPVQANAVFARLPQEVSRRLQKRFRFYFWDEAAGDVRWMCSFDTAEDDVDAFVLALKEEMAR is encoded by the coding sequence GTGATCCCGACGAGGACCGACGCCCGACGGCACCACGACCCCGGCGTCCGGGGTTTCGCCAGCGACAACTACGCGGGCGCCCATCCGGAGGTCCTGGCCGCCCTCGCCCTGGCCAACGGCGGCCACCAGGTCGCCTACGGGGAGGACGCGTACACGGACCACCTCCAGCGGATCATGCACAGCCACTTCGGCTCCGGCGCCGAGGCGTTCCCCGTCTTCAACGGCACCGGCGCCAACGTCACCGCCCTGCAGGCCCTCACCGACCGGTGGGGCGCGGTCGTCTGCGCCGAGAGCGCGCACATCAACGTGGACGAGGGCGGCGCCCCGGAGCGGATGGCCGGGCTGAAGCTGCTGACCGTGCCGACCCCGGACGGCAAGCTCACCCCCGAGCTGATCGACCGGCAGGCCTGGGGCTGGGAGGACGAGCACCGCGCCATGCCGCAGGTCGTCTCGATCACCCAGAACACCGAGCTGGGCACGGTCTACACGGTGGACGAGGTCCGCGCGATCGTCGAGCACGCCCACGGTCTCGGGATGAGGGTCCACCTCGACGGCGCGCGGATAGCCAACGCGGCGGCGTCTCTGGACGTGCCGATGCGGGCGTTCACCAACGCCGTCGGCGTGGACGTCATCTCCTACGGCGGTACCAAGAACGGCATGATGTTCGGCGAGGCGGTCGTGGTGCTCAACCCCGACGCGGTCAGCCATATGAAGCATCTGCGCAAGATGTCGATGCAGCTCGCCTCCAAGATGCGCTTCGTCTCCGTGCAGCTGGAGGCGCTGCTGGCCAAGGACCTGTGGCTGCGCAACGCCCGGCACGCCAACGAGATGGCCCGGCGGCTCGCCGAGGGCGTCCGGGCGGTGGACGGGGTGGAGATCCTCTACCCCGTCCAGGCGAACGCGGTCTTCGCCCGGCTGCCGCAGGAGGTGAGCCGCCGGTTGCAGAAGCGTTTCCGCTTCTACTTCTGGGACGAGGCGGCCGGGGACGTGCGCTGGATGTGCTCGTTCGACACGGCCGAGGACGACGTGGACGCCTTCGTCCTCGCGCTCAAGGAGGAGATGGCGCGCTGA
- a CDS encoding SDR family NAD(P)-dependent oxidoreductase — protein MNVNGNGALDGTVIAVAGAAGPAGRATLLRLAEAGAIVVASDADTERLAQAVDEARYAHGGATVTGDTVDLLDPSATREWAAQTEKEFGRVDGLVHLVGGWRGCATFGETDLGDWQLLEKLLIRTVQNTSLAFHEALKRSDRGRFVLVSQSGAAKPTEGNAAYAAAKAAAEAWTLALADSFRKAGGEDGPRTAAAILVIKALVHDAMRAERPNAKFAGFTDVRQLAEAIAGVWDRPAPEVNGQRLWLTPEP, from the coding sequence ATGAATGTGAACGGCAACGGAGCCCTCGACGGTACGGTCATCGCGGTTGCCGGCGCGGCCGGCCCGGCCGGCCGCGCCACCCTGCTCCGCCTCGCCGAGGCGGGCGCGATCGTCGTGGCCTCGGACGCGGACACCGAGCGGCTCGCCCAGGCGGTCGACGAGGCCCGCTACGCGCACGGCGGGGCGACCGTCACCGGCGACACCGTCGACCTGCTCGACCCGTCCGCCACCCGCGAGTGGGCCGCCCAGACCGAGAAGGAGTTCGGCCGTGTCGACGGCCTGGTCCACCTGGTCGGCGGCTGGCGCGGCTGCGCCACCTTCGGTGAGACGGACCTCGGCGACTGGCAGCTGCTCGAGAAGCTGCTGATCCGCACGGTGCAGAACACCTCCCTCGCGTTCCACGAGGCACTCAAGCGCAGCGACAGGGGCCGCTTCGTGCTGGTCAGCCAGTCCGGGGCGGCGAAGCCCACCGAGGGCAACGCCGCCTACGCGGCGGCCAAGGCGGCGGCGGAGGCCTGGACCCTGGCGCTCGCGGACTCGTTCAGGAAGGCCGGGGGGGAGGACGGCCCGCGTACCGCGGCTGCCATCCTGGTCATCAAGGCGCTCGTGCACGACGCGATGCGCGCCGAGCGCCCGAACGCCAAGTTCGCGGGCTTCACGGACGTCAGGCAACTGGCCGAGGCCATCGCCGGAGTCTGGGACCGGCCCGCCCCGGAAGTGAATGGACAGCGCCTGTGGCTGACCCCCGAGCCGTGA
- a CDS encoding methyltransferase domain-containing protein encodes MTEHELREAGLHGLASRLKESGALTSDWLPTFAAVPRELFVPDLMWPGRAKGTGAGQGEAIDRNEDPEAWFSAVYSDVSLTTQWDDGQHSGTGKGRTPTCSNSQPSMVFSMLDALDVQETSRVLEIGTGTGWNAALLSERVGPGNVVSVEVDEENAKSARERIESAGYHPTLIVGDGFEGHREGAPYDRVLVTAALTEVPHRVIGQVRTGGIIVAPYATTYGGEGVVQLTVQRDGSAVGHFVGSSAFMRLRQQRQKRRHVRDYLGGKPWPADGEKSMTTISPEEVGDWLPMFAIGLQTQGMFPWAEYYDDGTYTLWLRDAAVTSWATVDYEPGRDEFEVYQSGPRDLWDEVAVAYLHWDNMGRPEFGRFGLTVDGETGEHTPWLDHPSSPLRPVC; translated from the coding sequence GTGACTGAGCACGAACTGAGGGAGGCCGGCCTTCACGGGCTGGCCTCCCGGCTCAAGGAGTCGGGCGCGCTGACTTCGGACTGGCTGCCGACCTTCGCCGCAGTGCCGCGTGAGCTGTTCGTGCCCGACCTGATGTGGCCGGGCCGGGCCAAGGGCACGGGCGCGGGCCAGGGCGAGGCGATCGACCGCAACGAGGACCCGGAGGCGTGGTTCAGTGCGGTCTACTCGGACGTGTCTCTGACCACCCAGTGGGACGATGGCCAGCACTCGGGTACCGGCAAGGGGAGGACGCCGACGTGCTCGAACTCGCAGCCATCCATGGTGTTCTCGATGCTCGACGCTCTCGACGTCCAGGAGACCAGCCGCGTCCTGGAGATCGGCACGGGTACAGGCTGGAACGCTGCGCTCCTGTCTGAGCGGGTCGGTCCGGGCAACGTCGTTTCCGTCGAGGTCGACGAGGAGAACGCGAAGTCGGCGCGCGAGCGCATCGAGTCGGCTGGCTACCACCCGACGCTGATCGTGGGCGATGGCTTCGAGGGGCATCGCGAGGGGGCGCCGTACGACCGCGTCTTGGTGACGGCCGCGCTGACCGAGGTTCCGCACCGCGTGATTGGTCAGGTGCGCACGGGCGGGATCATCGTCGCGCCGTACGCCACCACCTACGGCGGCGAAGGCGTGGTGCAACTGACCGTGCAGCGCGACGGCTCGGCGGTCGGGCACTTCGTGGGCTCGTCGGCATTCATGCGGCTGCGTCAGCAACGCCAGAAGCGCCGGCACGTGCGCGACTACCTGGGCGGGAAGCCCTGGCCGGCCGACGGCGAGAAGTCCATGACGACGATCTCGCCGGAGGAGGTGGGGGATTGGCTGCCGATGTTCGCGATCGGCCTCCAGACCCAGGGCATGTTCCCGTGGGCGGAGTACTACGACGACGGCACCTACACGCTGTGGCTGAGGGATGCCGCCGTCACCTCCTGGGCCACGGTCGACTACGAGCCGGGCCGGGACGAGTTCGAGGTGTACCAGTCCGGCCCGCGCGACCTGTGGGACGAGGTGGCCGTCGCCTACCTTCACTGGGACAACATGGGCAGGCCGGAGTTCGGGCGGTTCGGCCTGACTGTCGACGGTGAAACCGGCGAGCACACCCCGTGGCTCGACCACCCGAGCAGTCCTCTGCGCCCAGTGTGCTGA
- a CDS encoding DUF7848 domain-containing protein: MSSPSSVVEHRTWHLEPDREPDAETTTYAMQCAVDGETSPASEDPNAPQDWVLAHCGKNPSHHSFREIITRPWCTWMQA, translated from the coding sequence GTGAGCAGTCCCAGTTCCGTCGTTGAGCACAGAACGTGGCACCTGGAGCCGGACCGAGAGCCGGATGCTGAGACGACGACGTACGCGATGCAGTGCGCAGTGGACGGGGAGACCTCCCCGGCCAGCGAGGACCCCAACGCGCCCCAGGACTGGGTCCTGGCGCACTGCGGGAAGAACCCGTCGCACCACAGCTTCCGCGAGATCATCACGCGGCCGTGGTGCACGTGGATGCAGGCGTGA